The proteins below come from a single Malus domestica chromosome 03, GDT2T_hap1 genomic window:
- the LOC139194695 gene encoding uncharacterized protein codes for MGEPTANQKPTEMSIDISNPFSLHSSDQPGNILVSKTLQGDNYNTWSRAMRISLSAKNKLGLVDGTIDPPPETDKQFASWQRCNDMVLAWILNSVHDDIASSISQEQQSISAYYTKLKALWDELSSYHEPSTCTCGGLKTVNDQDEKERVMQFLMGLNESYAVVCGQILLMQPLPDTQKTYSLVLQQEKQVEVSLNRNNVNLHAMHVTNNREPAVQAFQTSKGNTPFQCTYCDKKYHTVDKCFYLNGFPPGHKYHGKSMKPPNKRKSAANQVKGEAEAIKGAEPQHKATTSDGPKFTTEEYNQIMAMLKKTNLDGNTQHYANATGHGYEEDDWPGQAI; via the exons ATGGGAGAACCAACAGCAAACCAAAAACCAACAGAGATGTCCATTGATATCTCAAACCCCTTTTCTTTACACTCCTCTGATCAACCTGGGAACATCTTAGTTTCCAAAACACTTCAAGGAGACAACTACAATACCTGGAGTCGTGCAATGCGAATCAGCTTGAGCGCAAAAAACAAACTTGGATTGGTTGATGGCACCATCGATCCTCCACCAGAAACTGATAAACAGTTTGCATCATGGCAAAGATGCAATGACATGGTCCTTGCTTGGATCTTAAACTCTGTACACGACGATATCGCGAGTAGCATTTC GCAAGAACAACAATCTATCTCGGCCTACTATACCAAGTTGAAGGCACTATGGGATGAATTGTCGTCCTATCATGAACCCTCGACCTGCACCTGTGGAGGATTGAAGACGGTCAACGACCAAGATGAGAAAGAAAGAGTGATGCAGTTCCTCATGGGATTAAACGAGTCATATGCCGTAGTATGTGGACAAATATTactgatgcagccacttcccgacACTCAAAAGACATACTCTCTCGTTCTTCAACAAGAGAAACAAGTGGAGGTATCTCTCAATCGTAATAATGTTAATCTACATGCCATGCACGTAACCAATAATAGGGAACCTGCGGTGCAAGCTTTTCAGACATCCAAGGGAAACACACCCTTTCAGTGTACGTATTGTGATAAAAAATATCACACTGTGGACAAGTGTTTTTACTTGAATGGTTTTCCACCTGGCCACAAATACCATGGGAAATCCATGAAACCTCCCAACAAAAGAAAGAGTGCTGCCAACCAAGTTAAGGGGGAAGCCGAAGCCATCAAAGGTGCTGAACCACAACACAAGGCAACCACTAGTGATGGTCCAAAATTTACTACAGAGGAATACAATCAAATAATGGCGATGCTTAAGAAGACCAATCTCGATGGTAATACACAACACTATGCAAATGCTACAG GACATGGATACGAGGAGGACGATTGGCCTGGGCAAGCGATATAA
- the LOC103407206 gene encoding aluminum-activated malate transporter 2-like encodes MVSSNHENAKESPALPKRQRGKIVGFALRLKELGKDDPRKIIHSFKVGLALTLVSLFYYFKPLYEGFGLAAMWAILTVVVVFEFSVGATLGRGLNRMLATLTAGALGIGAHRLATLSGETGEPILVALFVFIIAGIVTFLRFIPQIKARYDYGMLVFILTFCLISVSGYRDEEVIEMGFERLSSIVLGSCASVVVCTFICPVWIGVDLHNQIATNIEKLGIFLEGFGDEYFKISEDGQPINKSSSLQRYKSVLTSGSKEESMANLARWEPCHGKFRFRHPWKEYLKVGNVTRQCAFKIESLNNYLTSEIQSPPEVRNIIKGECTVISSECGKALKELASVIRKMTESSAAELHITNSKAAAEKLKSVIRSSLCKHGDYLEIIQAGAVASLLFEVVKCTEEVADAAQKLASLAHFKNAKPRVTPEKQELPSQEAVKQVSGINGAHHVITINLSQSLPGSENSSPPVLAPRIELCTLG; translated from the exons atGGTCTCTTCAAATCATGAGAATGCTAAAGAATCCCCAGCCTTGCCCAAAAGACAAAGGGGAAAAATAGTTGGATTTGCCTTGAGGCTGAAGGAACTAGGAAAGGATGACCCAAGAAAGATTATTCATTCTTTTAAAGTGGGACTAGCTCTCACTTTGGTGTCACTCTTCTACTATTTTAAACCACTCTATGAAGGTTTTGGTCTTGCTGCAATGTGGGCTATTTTAACTGTTGTGGTTGTGTTTGAATTTTCTGTTG GAGCAACACTAGGAAGAGGTTTGAATAGAATGTTGGCAACTTTAACAGCTGGTGCTCTTGGCATTGGGGCTCATCGCTTAGCAACTCTTTCTGGAGAAACAGGGGAGCCTATACTAGTTGCTCTCTTTGTTTTTATAATAG CTGGAATAGTGACATTCCTGAGATTCATTCCCCAAATTAAGGCGAGGTATGATTATGGAATGCTGGTATTCATATTGACATTCTGCTTGATTTCGGTGTCTGGTTATCGGGATGAAGAGGTGATAGAAATGGGATTTGAGAGGCTATCTTCAATAGTCCTTGGAAGCTGTGCTTCTGTAGTTGTATGCACTTTCATATGTCCGGTATGGATTGGGGTGGATCTTCACAATCAGATTGCTACCAACATCGAAAAGCTTGGGATTTTCTTAGAAG GATTTGGAGATGAATACTTTAAAATATCTGAGGATGGACAGCCTATAAACAAGTCATCATCTCTTCAGCGATATAAAAGTGTTCTAACTTCAGGTAGCAAGGAAGAAAGCATG GCCAATTTGGCAAGATGGGAACCATGCCACGGAAAGTTCAGATTTCGTCATCCATGGAAAGAGTACCTGAAAGTTGGGAATGTAACTCGCCAATGCGCTTTCAAAATTGAATCTCTCAACAACTACCTGACCTCTGAGATCCAA TCACCACCAGAAGTTCGAAATATAATTAAAGGGGAATGCACAGTTATTAGCTCAGAATGTGGGAAAGCATTGAAGGAACTAGCATCTGTGATCCGAAAAATGACTGAATCATCAGCAGCAGAACTTCACATTACAAACTCAAAAGCAGCTGCTGAAAAGCTCAAATCTGTAATCAGATCAAGTTTGTGTAAACATGGAGATTACCTAGAGATAATACAAGCTGGAGCAGTAGCTTCTCTACTGTTTGAAGTTGTCAAATGTACAGAGGAAGTTGCTGATGCTGCTCAAAAACTAGCATCCCTAGCACATTTTAAGAATGCTAAGCCTAGAGTAACCCCAGAGAAGCAAGAATTACCTTCACAAGAAGCTGTAAAGCAAGTATCAGGCATCAATGGGGCACATCATGTTATAACGATAAATTTGTCTCAAAGTTTACCCGGAAGTGAGAATTCGTCCCCACCAGTACTGGCTCCAAGAATTGAATtgtgcactttgggatga